The genome window GTAGCATTAGTAGAtcaaagttcaactactcaactACAGTGACGAAAAGTAATTAAGAGCTAAGAGGCACATTACAATTAGACTAAAATATTAAAGATTCAACAAAGTAGAGGAGCTGCAACATCTACAAAGGTTTCGATAATGATGTTGAAAGAATAAATATGGGAGAATGCCATGAACAAATATGTATAAAGGGTATTTGATATAATGTTTGTATatatttgtgttttttggttttaaacatgtagAGGGCTTACAGTAGGTTTGGTAACCACATTATAGTTAGCTTTTATAGTTGTTTTAGTCCTATAAAACCAAAACTATCGAATAAAACCAAAACTATCTAAAAATAAGTTATTCAAGGAGTCATTTTAGCGATTTTCTAGCGTTGCAGATTAGTGCAGAGTGTTAATCAGTACACAGAAGCTACTCGGATAACACATCACTGGAGGGGTCTTTGGAGTAGTGTTTAAGACTAATTCGCTGTCTTGTTTCATAATACTGTCATATGGATGCTTATGAGGACTTTTGACTTTGGTGGGTTACTTTGGattctttgttgtgcaaccatttaGAGTTTACGAAGTctgtgtttataatttgcatagcctatcaagtgtttgctagAATATCTGCATGTGGGATCCCGAGTTAAATACTTCACTTAATTCGTCTTCACTTTTATAAGTCATTAAAGGACTACAAGATATTTCGAAGAGGTTAACCTTTTGTGCACGGATATATAAGAATATcgtatgacttaggcaaaactaaataagttcatgataaaattattaaaattaatgctTCGGGTTGATCCAATCACATTGTCATCGAATATAGCACTTTGAGCCAACTTAATCATATTGTCATCAAAGATAGTACTTCAAGTTATTTTagatatattatcattatagCTAACTTAGTTTAATTATTGGGTATGATCCTTATGCACATATCATAGTCTTTATCATTGCTAAGAATATATTACATGATGGTTTTGCTAAGAAGTCTGATTGACACATGTGAGTTGCTTTTTATTATTTCGACTTTCGATAAATGTATATCTATAATTACATTGGCTCAAGGAACATCTAGCTCACAGCATATCATAATCATGACTTGATTTCACAGACATGATTCAATCAGGAGCTCCACGATCGGACCAATATCTCCGACTAATGAATTGGGTTTCATATTGATTACAATATCTCCTACGAATAAACTTTGACCCATAGGCTACCGTCAGCTTAATCACAACAGACCGTCCGGACCCTATAAATAAAGTTCTTCCTTCACTTCGTCCTCTTCGCTTGTCCAATCCAATAGGAATAATTCTATTGGAGAACGGACGACCAAAAACGgaatgggagagagagagagggtgaaggGAAGCATCCTAATCTCCTGGTATTCGATCTCCCTCATCGACGGACTCCAAGTGTTCAAAGTATTTAAAGCCTATAATTCGTATCCCTCTTCTCGTTCTCGTGTTGTTAGCAATAATACAAGGTTGCAACAATTCAACGAGTGACACACATTTTAAGCGTTAGTTCTCTTCAGATCCTCACTATATAACTCTCTCTTCCCAATCCATCTCAACAAACAATTCATtcatcaaagattaatctttcacAAGGTTGATCTTCACGTAGAAGATGCATCCCAATCTATATGAGTTAtcctttctcctcctccatctctaCTTTGCCGCCTTCATTTGCACCACAGAGGCATCATCACCATCTCTTTTTGATGGCAATCTTGAGCTCCCGGGAGGTTCCATTCCAAGCGTGTCACTAGAACACTTAGACCCCACCCTCCCCCCGGCCCTCCCCACCCAGACTCCGCACTGTTCCCTGGTCGTCCTCCAACACGACTTCGCTGACACCGTCGGCGCGACGCCGGCCTCCGCCAACTATACTCACCCCTCAGACTGCCCCTTCCCATGGACGCGCGTCGTCCTCGAGCTCAGCGTCGACGCCACAGACATCCAGGAGTCACGAGTCGCCGCCATCTGGATCGACGGCGCCGAGGTCCTCCGCACCGTCACCCCCATCCCCATGGCTCGCGGCGCTTTCTGGCGCGTCCACAAGGACGTCACCCGGTACACGGCCCTCCTCCGCCGCCTGGCTGACGGCGGCGGCGTTATCTCCATGATGATGGAGAACTCAAACAAGGTCCTTCCCGGCGTCTTCAGCGCCAACGTCTCCCTCCATTACTTCCGCGGCCCGGTCGACGACGGCGGGTCGAAGTTCATGTCTAATGCGGCTCACCCGTCCGTTAGATCCCTTTACCGCGAGCCCGCGGACCTCATCCTCCCCATCTCCAAGCCCGACGGACAATATGGATCCGGCTTTTGGTACCGTATTGACAACGAAACCGGCGTCGAGTCCACCACCGTCGCCATCCCCAGAAACACATACCGCGCCGTCCTTGAAATCTTTGTGTCATATCATGGCGAGGATGAATCATGGTACACTAATCCATTGAGAAATAACTATCTTCACCAGCCAACTGCAGCCAAGGTTTCGGCACCGCGAGCCAACGGCGCGTTTCGGCAGGCCTACGCCACAATCGACGGGAAGTACGTAGGCGGACACGTTCCCTTTCCGGTCATCTACTCGAGCGCCATCAACCCCGTCTTCTGGTCCCCGGTGGCGGCAATCGGCGCGTTCGACATGCCGTCCTACGACCTCGACCTGACGCCTTTCCTGGCGCTGATGCTAGACGGGCGGCCCCACGAGATCGGGCTGGGTGTGTGCAGCGCCCTGCCACACTGGCTCGTGAACGCCAACCTCCACCTCTGGGTCGACTTTTGGTCGGACGCGGTGCAGGCCGGTCCGGTGGAGTATTTTGTCCCGGCCATCCAGATGAACCGCAACGCTGAGTGGCGCAACCCCGACGGCCAGTCCGAGATCGGGGCCGAGGGGCTCGAACGGTTCGCCGGGTGGGTGAGCTCGTCGAGGGGTAACCTCACCACCGAGGTGCGGCATAAGATCAAGCTGAAGAGCCAGGTGCAGGTGCAGAACCGCGGGGCGGTGACCCAGATCGATTTCATCCTCAAGGAGAGGACGATGGTGACTGTGATGAGGGGAAACCAGTGGCTCGCCCGGGCGCAGACGGTGATGGATGCTCCCTTGCAGGTGCAGACCGCGATCGTGAACGCAGCGGGCGTGCCGGTGCTGCAGAAGACGCGGCTCTTCCACCAGCTGATGGAGGCGGTGAGCCTGAGCGAGGGGCAGGCCGGGGCGACGACGACGAGAGAGCTGACCGACCGGCAGGATGCGGAGGGATCGGCTCTGGTGGGCGGCGGATGGGGGAGTGGAAGGAGCCGGTCGTCATACCAGTACAGGGACGGGAGCAAGTGCTACGCTCGGAACGTGGCCACGGCTGGCGGGGCGGTCATCCAGGACAGGAAGGCCTCCTGCTTTGCCGTGGCTGATGATGCCTGAAGACGTGAGATTGCATGCATGGATGCTAATGCTTTGCGTTGTTGATTGCTTTCTCAGTTGCCGGTTACGAGTATAATGCAATAGCAATGGTGTGCTGTGAGAATAAGAGATCCATCCTTCGATGTCATACTTCTATTAATATAGGATATTTCAAATGAGGGTCATTATATGGTGAGTTAGCACAAACTATGTGTTGGTCTTTTATGGTTCgtaatagtttattattattattatgttgatTTACTAATTGTAAGTTTACAAAGAGTAAGTGTATCTAAAACGAAGTTAAAAGTAATAACTATAAAGGAAGGCTTCGAGGATGTTATGCCCAAAGGCAGTTAAAAAGAAGGATAAATTGGAGTAAAGCTTTTATACATATGCTGAAATATATTATACTTTCCCTTTCGCTTGACACATAGTTTATTTAATAAgagaaatatattataaaatttaaatcttcatGGAATTATAGCAGAGATAAGATTAAACAATTAGCTAGACAAATTTATTAGACTTAATTGGATGACAGTAGTTGTAGAAGGGACCTAGAAAATTGACATTTGTATAAATTAATGCATACGGATTTTCCtagagaaaagaaaaatatttaaggTTTCATTTTCTCTCATTTCAAAGTATTGGAAATGTCTCTTAAAGGTTGAATAAATCTCaccaagattaaaaaaaaaaacatgggtATGACCTAGATAAAATTACTAGTTCGTGATAGATGATATCAAAGAGAGACAAATACATTTAGAAGCACTTGATATGCAAACGTGAAAAAACTAATAGAGCTGCATTCAGGACTATTAGCACACATGATAGTTTGAGGGGAAACGAGAAATGACCAAACTGTATTTAGAGAAATGACCAAACCTTCACATGAAATGCACCATGAGAATAAGtgaactaagaagaatgtatagTGAATAAAAGTTGGGAGGGTGAGTTCGATCTATGGCTTGACATTAACAACCAAACTTAATGGTGCATGTGGCAAGCAAAatgcttggcaaaggatgagatcgTGCAAGGAGGGATTTGTTGCTCGATAATTGAAAGGGTTCTGTAAAGCTTATAGGGATAAGGGGAATTGTTAACTCTAACAATTTAATATGCATATAAGGGCTTGTATACGAATGATGAATTATCCATAACCATCTCAAGGTAATTGAAAATCGACGCTATAGAGTATAAAAACTTTCTCTTCAGTATGAGAATGATATATcaataggaggttgaagtgtattGTAAGTCTAGCATATTACTAAGTCTTGAGGGGCATAAGAGAGGTTGTATCGGTGAAGAGTCACAATTTAGCAAATGAGTTTGTAAATgtagaataatatattatttgttcAGTAAGGCAGAATAGTCTAAAGAGATGGTCATCTCTGAAACTTCCACGAACACAAAAGTTACTTTAGtgggatagatatctaggagggataagttttGGTTCTCTAAATATAGAATCATGTACAATGGATTGCATATAAGGGGTACCTTAAGACGATAACTCCATAAAGCTTAATAGACCAAGCGAGTGGTGAAGAGTTATTGCATGATCTCTTACAAGGTAATGCGTTGGTAGATATATTACAAGATGAAGTTAGGATGTGACCCTAGGTAATACTAAACAAAAACACACTTAGAACTAATATGAAGATTAGACTTAATGGAAGGTTAACTCATGGAATGGTGAGTGCGGGTcaccatatatatatagtggatagcatcatatatatataatgagtgcAACAACTTGGGTGAAACTTGTTAAAGTTATTAGGAAAATTAGGATAGCATCATATatatagtggaagaacaaaaaacaaaatcataGATTTTCTTAcagaaaaagaaggtttcatcattgtgtaaagattggtgcacaaaaatcgtaaaaccaaaaaattgtgtatatttaaaatatatgttACCTAGAGATATCGTATATCATTGAAATCCTACAAATCTATTGGAGAGGATAAAGTAGATCAACTGTCTTTATCTCTAGCAATGATCTATATGGTAGGGGCTGCGAATACGCTTCTCAAATCTCTACACAATCCTTCTTTCCACACGTACCATACGATCAAGAAAGGATTGGCCCTTCTTATTGTCCATATGCCCCAAACTGGGGTTGTTGGGTGAGAAGGAGAGGGAAAGAGGAGTCTAAGAGGTAGCAACAAAAAAgagtctagcctatgacccttttgttcctttctatttatagaggcctcttgtcaacttaaccctaatatatCATACTCTATTGGGTAATAGATTTCTATCAAACTACCAAAGCTTTttcgattagtggatctctacccaataatcttttattggatTTTCTTAcatcttatccataagatctaataattcatgggtttattggatatctaataagataggagctctagcAAATATCTAATATATGAACATATACTCTTCGtaatatctaccatatgtgtataaccctctaggtacaatatcgagctggtcgtgagtcatacttatcaaaactcattttggctcagtgaataattatcttcataataattcactcgactcatttacTACGGATGTATACTACATCACAATCCTTAGACAATACAAagaaatctaatccattagacctatctatccttagttaccatgtatttatagtcccttatatatctaatatcccaaagactgtactccgggtatggtgctatcaagctcatatggtttctattcaagtttcactctaatcggattctctcatagaattctttctctctcaattcgaatgaccttggatatgtctgtcttcagttaccgtgtatctatagtccatcatccatctaatatctcaaaaattATATACCGGACATGATGCTATCCCGCACATATGGTTTCTGctctagtctcgctctaatcggtttatcctagagaactatttctctcttaatctgaatgaccatagTAAGAGATTTACCTAAGTaagaatatatatgatatttctcttatgacactgagagtgaatgatcctctattgacactcaataacccttgtAAGATTGGCTGTCACTCCCAATATCCAATTGTGCtatatctgaaactttcaaacctatgagtatagtatcaaagagtagagtactcatatatgatattttttgTGTCTTAATTTtaaagaccagatataccactaggatgatagaatcactatctaataatgagatatcatcaaccatccagtattccatcagtagatcaatcaatgaactcattctctaatgagcaccgacatagtattcctagtgtccccacatgagtagctatgagactagccaccttcatcatatggatgagtatacagcataccaatctattcagttatctcgatatccctctcgagtaacctatgactaggatcatTTAGGGTCtacgtttaaaggtgaatcagtctcattatcgtgatctcatcatgatccgatgcaaaaggtaatataaagtgagaaaaatattaaataaataataagcaaaaagagtatgtATTATGTCACATATACTATTACTTATGTAATTAGCTTGTAtaacacctatgactaacaaaagTGCCTAAGCCATATAATGAGAGTCGATATAGAAGACATAATATATAGTAGAGGTATGAAATTTTCCTTAAACAAAGAACAAGGATATGAAtttttgtagaggcaagagcaagatcatgttatttcataggttcCTCATTCTGTTGGAGtggattcatcttgcattgtgataaattTGAATGGAGCTTTAAGGCACTTGCACCTTATCTCGGTAAAGCAATTAATGGAgggacttgttgaatctcgtattttgatgatgaaaccacttgatatgtgtttataatttaaactgcattttgagtgatgcaggtctactcgatcaggattagacagttaacgcaagaggaattgacgttgcgacggaggagatcacgtcaggatattggacggcagaaggcttcggacgtcgggcatcgggtcaaggagagcggaattgtgccaaggatatcggggttgcagaggtcaaccgtcgattgggcaacaagtcgcaagagaggacgatgcgctgaagaatcggacaaagcgctaaccaataacgtgccgggcaacagaatgtcaattcgcgttgtaataattgtctagatcggaatagagttttggcttatgtgtgcaggattaactacgataatgatgaagacataaagtgaaacaaagtgtcggagtcaagcgcaaaggatttgttgcgagttcgagagttcgacagaagtccgaaggttcgtcgggaatgctgctggaactagccgagaatgagtagggagcttgccgaagggtttttcggaagctcgccagaaggttcgttggaagttcgtggagctcgccgagaaagatcggagcttgccgaagaagctcgttggaactcgccaagatcaaatcgtgaagtctaggagcttgctgggagtccgcagaatggtttccgagagtttatcggaagaccgtcggaagttcgttggaagc of Musa acuminata AAA Group cultivar baxijiao chromosome BXJ1-7, Cavendish_Baxijiao_AAA, whole genome shotgun sequence contains these proteins:
- the LOC135679713 gene encoding peptide-N4-(N-acetyl-beta-glucosaminyl)asparagine amidase A-like, with the translated sequence MHPNLYELSFLLLHLYFAAFICTTEASSPSLFDGNLELPGGSIPSVSLEHLDPTLPPALPTQTPHCSLVVLQHDFADTVGATPASANYTHPSDCPFPWTRVVLELSVDATDIQESRVAAIWIDGAEVLRTVTPIPMARGAFWRVHKDVTRYTALLRRLADGGGVISMMMENSNKVLPGVFSANVSLHYFRGPVDDGGSKFMSNAAHPSVRSLYREPADLILPISKPDGQYGSGFWYRIDNETGVESTTVAIPRNTYRAVLEIFVSYHGEDESWYTNPLRNNYLHQPTAAKVSAPRANGAFRQAYATIDGKYVGGHVPFPVIYSSAINPVFWSPVAAIGAFDMPSYDLDLTPFLALMLDGRPHEIGLGVCSALPHWLVNANLHLWVDFWSDAVQAGPVEYFVPAIQMNRNAEWRNPDGQSEIGAEGLERFAGWVSSSRGNLTTEVRHKIKLKSQVQVQNRGAVTQIDFILKERTMVTVMRGNQWLARAQTVMDAPLQVQTAIVNAAGVPVLQKTRLFHQLMEAVSLSEGQAGATTTRELTDRQDAEGSALVGGGWGSGRSRSSYQYRDGSKCYARNVATAGGAVIQDRKASCFAVADDA